A segment of the Camelus bactrianus isolate YW-2024 breed Bactrian camel chromosome 22, ASM4877302v1, whole genome shotgun sequence genome:
GGCCTGCTGGGCCCTCAGGGTACACACTTCTGGTCAGAGAAACATGGGCCTTACCTCAGGCTCTGGGCTGAGTGGCTGGCTAACCTGTCTTGAGCCTTCTATGACTCTCTTAGAAACCTCCTTGAGACTGGGGAAAGTATTTCATACTTTCATTGGAGGAAGGGGCAAGGAGACCAGAATTAGTAGGTACAGGGGTGGACTGGGGTGAACTCAGACAGGACAGTGCTTGTCTACTTTGAAGAAGTCCTGGCCAGGGTGCTGGGTCAGGGGGCATCTGACTCTCGTCTCTGGGAACCTTTAAGTGTTGTTCAGAGTAGACCTCAGGCCTGGCTCTGGAAAAGCTCCCTTGCACCCAACCCAGTGACTCCAGCTGGGCTGGACTCCCTGACCTGGCAGAGGGGTCGAGGAGAGATGTTCTTAGAATGGGAATGCTAGATCCCAGGAATTCCATACCCCAGCAAGGGAGCCTTGTCCCCCAGGGAGCTCCAAATGACAAAACAGGGTGGCAAAGCTGACTGTCTCGAGGCAGAGTTACCCGCTGCCACCTCAGACATCTGGGGAGTGGTGCTGCCGCTGCCCTGAGACCCTACCAAGCTCCTGGGAGCAGGGCTACTCGCCCGGCGTCTCCTCGTCATCTGTATGGCTGCGGCCATTGATGGCAGGGGAGCTGGACCGGACATGGGACAGGTCCTCGaagccagggctgagggagggcgAGACAGTGTCGGGGCTGGTGTCGCATGAGCCTGTGCTCTGTTCCGAGGTGGCAATGGTTGTTGTGGTGCTAGGTGGGATGGGGTCTTCATCCTCATCCTCCAGGAGGGATGCTTCTGGGATGTCTGGGGGAAGGAGGCCCAGGAGTTGGCTTAGTCATCATGGCAGGCAGTGTGATGAGGGATTAACTGGGCCCATGACCCATGACAGCTCCCCCCACACCACAGGACATGACTTggtccatttcacagaggaggaaactgaggccaaggcAGGTAAGAGGCCTCCCTTCAAGGAGAGATGAGGTAAGGACCCAGGTTCTCTGGGATCAGACCTACATGGATCTGGGAATAAGCCtgagcctggctctgccctctgGACTGTGTCACCTGGGCCAGGCCCTTCACCTGCCCATGCCTCAGCTCCCTGCTCTATAAACTGGGAATGACAGCATTGCCTCTGTGCCTGTGGTTGTCAGCAGTCATGGAGTGGGAAGCTATTGGCCCATTCAGCCGTGGGTAAACTGAAGCTCAGTGTGGCGGACATTGCACTTCCTCTTGACAAGTCActgcccctctgggcctcagtccccCATGTGAAGTGGGGATATTCACATTTCCCACCTCGCATGTGGGCGTGGTAACAGCCTGGCTTTTAGGGGTACATGGCACTCACTAGGCCAAAGACTGTCATCATCCTTGTCCACATTCCCTTGTGTGACCTCCCCTCAGGGAAGAGAGCCTGGTCCCAGCAGCTGCTCTGCAGGCTGCCAAGGGTAGGccagcacccccacccaccaACCCCTGTCCCAGGTCTCTCCAGACCCACTGCCCATGAAGGCCTAGGCTTGGTGGCAACCCCTGAGGTGACCATCCAGAAGCCAGCCCTGGGCCGAGGGCATTGGCATCCAAGGGCACAGAGCCCAGACGCAGGACGCAGGAGCTCTAGGTGACACTTACGGCTGAAGGCCTCCGGGTGCTGCCTGGCCAGCTTCCCTTTCAGTGTCCTGCAGGGGAAGGGAAGGCACACAGGGCTGAATCTGCCAAGTGGACAGGCTGGGCCTGGTGCAGGCAGGAACCCTTGCTGCCAGTTCTGGGcagatgtgggggggggggactccCCCTCACTGCTGGTCACACTCTGCTCCCCAGCTGGAGGGAGGCCCAGGCACTTGGCCCTGAGGAACTCCCACCCCCAGGATGGAGAGCAGCTACTCAGCTGTCCCACACTTTCCATGTATCCTCAGTACTGGGTCTGTGGGCTGGCTGGGCCCTCTACCTGCAATGCCTTATGTCTAAAACTCTTCAACCTTCCAGGaagctccccttcccctctcaaCAGGCACTCCTCTGGGTGACTCATCCCAAGCTGTCTCTCCATCCCCGGGGTAAGGATGCCTGTGTGGGGGCCAGGAGTGCTGACTGTCCACACCTCAAATACCAAATAATGGCACTCATTAAACTGAAGTTCATGGAAAAGCACCCGCTTCCATGTTTAACctactgtttttttccttttcacctgAAGTAATGCAGTCCTGTTTACAAGGAATTACAAAAGGGTCTTCAGAGCAGCATCTCACCCTTGACTATGCCCTCCTCTCCACAGAAGTACCACTGCTGCTGGGTCCCTGCCTGGGTGGACCCACTTACCTCCTTCCTGAGTGATACAGACACATACAAAAGATGTCACCCCTTGGGGTTCCTGCTCTACCCCTACCCCTGCAACACCACAGGTGGGCAGCCCACCTGCTGAGATACCCCAAAAAAGATATGCTTTTATAAAGGATTTAACTGGCCTGTCTTGTGATTTCTGCACAGAACTTGCTCAAGGAAACACGTTCCCCTCAATCTGTGGCACCTGCTCTGTGAGCGGGTGCAGTTGTCCCCGGAACAGAGGAAATGGCACAATTGGCTGGGAGCGCAGCTGCGGCACCAGCTTGGTCCAGGCCTGGGTGCCCAGCCACagctgttcacagcagcagtgaTGATGCAAGCTCCGGGTGCCAGGCCAAGCATTCTGTGTGGCTGGGGACTTGGACATCATCTTTCCCTGTCCTCGTGGAAACCAGGTCAAGAAGGACCCATAAACCTGGCAATCTCACTTGCTCTTGAGAGAAGAACTGGGTGGGCACCAAAGGGGACAGGAAGCTAGCCTTTTACTGGCTGCTCCTGCCTGCCTTTTGCATTATGATTTGGGCGCTACATTgcattttcaaaagagaaataaaatttaaagtcagAAACTCCCAAAATTTTCAGGTCTTCTCCAATACTAAGTGTGTGATGAAGCCTAGGAAAGCAAACAAGCTAAATCTCCCCACCGCCCTGATACTTGGAGAGGATGGCCCTCACTAAAGAGGGGAGGAACCCGAGGCTCCAcgtgggaggaggaggctgagcaCCTACCTGATCCTGCGGAAGATGCTGTCCAGGTCCCGTTTCATCTCCACCAGGGTCCTTGTGTGGTGCAGGAAGCGCTCACTCATCTGCTGCAGGCGGGCACTCGACAGGTTGTTGAAGTTCAGCAGCATCTCGTTGGTCTTCTCAAAGCGGTCCAGCCTGGCAGCAGAAAGAGGGCACTGACTCCTCCAGGGCCCTGCCAGCTGATTGTGCTAAGCCCTTTCATGTACCATTCTCATGTCCTGTGGAGCTCTATCTGCTGTTTGAGCCATCTAGCAAACTGCTGTTCAGCTTTCAAAACCCTACTCAAGTGTGCACTTCACCCTCTCCCTTCAGCAGACTCCTTGACTTTCCTGACTCCCCTAGCCCCAAGCTGTTTCTCTGACCCAGCCCTGACGCCATAAGACCAGGGAAGTTCAAGTCTATTTTGTCTCCCCTCCATCTGGGGGTTCCACAGAGCCAGGTCTGAATCTGACCTAAAGAACTACAAGCGAGATTGGTATTACTGAGACCCAGCCATATCCAGCATTCCTGTCACAGGACGAGAAAGGTAAGGTATCAGGTCTGTGCCATGTCACAAATGGAAGGAAGAGCCTTCagcttaaaaacacaaaaatgaagcCCTAGGAGACTGTGCTGCCACCCCAGTGGTGTGCCAGTCCTTCCTCCCCACAGAGCAGGCCGGAATTAGGGTGAGGCTGCAGCAGCCACAGAGCCAAGCCTCAGGGAGGTCAAAAGCCACTCAAGGCCCCTGCAAGTGACCCCAGGAGCTCTGCAGAGACAGCCTAGGCTCTGAGAGAACAGGTTCCTAAGAGGAAGTCAGCTCACTGGCCCCCTGAAACCCCCCAGCAGCCCCTTCCTTATCCTTCTGACACTCCCCACTCCAGGCCTCGGGACAGGAGCTGCTGCGGCCCCGCCAAACTATCCACAGCTGCAAAACTGTCCCAGAGCCCCGCTTCCCATGCCAAGGCCTCGCCTCCAGGCCAGGACGGAATTTACTTTGGAGCCAGCCAGGAGATTTgctcatttccttcattttatcaCCAGTGTGGGCCCGGGGTAGAGGCGGGCAGGACAAGAATGCTAACCAGCGAGTGGATTCCTTCCCACACCGGGGGCCCAGGGCCCTCCCTTGGCCACCACTCACATGTTCTTCTGGGCCAGGATGATGGCGTTGACATCGTCTGCATTCACCATGCTCAGGATGCGGCTGCAGAAGACCCTCGAGGCCGAGTCTGGGGGGtccatctcttcttcctcctccgcTGCCTGAAACAGGCAGGAAGAAAGAGTCTTCAGTCTACACCAGGAAATAGGGGAGGTGGGAtagagaggaggggctgggaaccCTGCAGGCCATGCTACCTGAGCCTCACCTTTGTCATGCCAGGAATTCAGGGATGTTTTGAGAACCACAGGAATTCATATTTATAACTTGCACCCATGCACATCAGAATCCCATCATCCCTCCCACCACCACACCCCACCACTTTCCATAAGCCCAAGGCCACAGGCACCTTCCTCTGTAGATCTGCCACCCTCTTCCCATATCCCCCTGCCTCtgccaccacagggcctttgcacctgctggcCCCACTAGTAGAACATACATGGCTGCCCCCACAAATCATCACCCTCTCCAATGCCTTCTCTCTCAAGAGGTCTTTGATGACTGCCCCTACTCTGGTCATTCTTATTACTTCACCTTGTTTTACTTGCTCCCCTGGTCCATCTCTTCCTGAAATTATCTTAGTCATCAGTTGACCCATTTGCCTGTCACCCCCACAGCAACGTCAGCTCCAGTAGAACAGAGGCATGTCTCTCTTGCTCACTGCTCTGTCTCCAGAGCCCAGCCCAGAACCCAGTTTACAGCAAGAAACTGCCAGAATTTAGTTTGGTGGAGGCAAAAAAACTTTCAAACTCGGCTCTGAAGCTAAGACTTACATCAGCAAGTTAAAGCCAAGAATTTCAGGTACTGGCAGCCAGGCTGTGGGGCTCAACAACCCAGATTGCTCTGTAGCTCCCAGCTTCCCTGGCATGCAGATGCCACCCCAGCGGGGCAAGGGGGCTGCCGGAATATGTGAGAGCAGGAGGGGCCACAGCTTCAGCACTGACGCTCCTGAGGGAGTTCAGGAAAAACCCAGAATCGATGCAGCTTGGCTCTGGGGTCTGCACATTTAACGGCCAACAGGAAGGCCTACTTGTAACTGTTTTATGATTCACACACAGGATTGGGAAGGGCTTTTAGAGCCCACTTAATCTACCCTCCTctttattgagctcctactgtATGCTAAACAAGACACCAATTTCAAACACTGGCAATTGTTATCATCCTTACttatatatgagaaaactgaggctcagagactaaGGAACTAAACCGTGGTCACACAGCCAGCGAGCCCAAGTCACAACTCAAACGCCCATGGTCCACCAGATCCACAAACATGTGACTCTGAACAGATGTTCAGTATCCACCTGTGACTGGACAGCTGCCTCTTAACAGCAGCTGATTCCTGCcagatttctgattttttccagaaaaaaactgAAGTGCAGATTTTTTTGTTCTCTGAGATAgccttatttaaaaatgttagcatttaatagttttttcccccaaacaccATGGAGGCCAAGAATATACATCTATTTGTGCCCTGAATCTGGCTGGAGGTTTACAGCCTCTACATGCCTACTGGCGATAAACTGCCACACCTAATGAAATCCGCCCCCAACCCAATAATCACCATGCTtactcctactatgtgccaggtattgaTATCCACAGCCTCTACATTTCCGAAGATGATCATGTATAAAGAGGGCTCTTGGGCTCTGAAAGGACAGAGTCACATGGTGGGAGCCCCACAGCTTAAGTTTGGAAGGTGCAGGCTTTGAGCCTGTGGGAAACGGTTCTGCTTCATAGTAGGGCTCTTCCCTGTCTCTGGTTCCCAGGTATGAGAGCTAAGCGATTCCAGGCACACACCCCCACCAGCTGCTGCTTGCAAGAAGCCTTCCCTAACAGCTAGTCTGGCCCACATACAGGGTGGAAATGACCCAGCATGGGCTCTGGTACCTGTTCCAAATATATTTACGGGGGAAAAACGCAGAGACgaggttgtgtgaccttgggagagtCACCTCACCTCCCAGATCCGTTTTCTCGTCCAGAAAATAGGAATAACAAAGAATCAGAATCTCACAATGCTGTCTGTGTCAACCAATAGCGATAAGAGGCGCTGGGTGGGAGCAGGTAGTTTCTCCAAGAGAAGTGTAATGAAGTCCTAGGGAGGGGCCAGAAGTCAGTTTTCTAATGAGGGCCTCCCCAGTGCTTCCAAAAATATGAACAAACACTTGTATAGCACTTCATTTAATCCGCAATCACCCTTACGAGGCAGACAGTCATCTCCGAGGGCAACTAGGGCTCACAGGGGTGGGCTcagttgcccaaagtcacacaccgTTGGGAGATGCGACGCGATTTCACCCCGGTCATTTAACAGAATTTAATTTGGCTGCCCAAGCTCAGCAAAACCCCCTAGTGGGGTTGGGGCTCACAAATcccctcgtgccccgaccctgtTAAGTGGGGATACTGAGGCTCAAGCAGGGCAACGCCCGGTTCCAGGTGACATGGCATTGCCTGAACACACGCGGCCCCAACTCCCGCTCCCTGGATCAGGATCGGGCCCGCAGCGCCGCCCGCACGTCCAAAGagcaaatggggaaactgaggcctgtgCGCAGGAGTGCCCAGATGTTGCCAGCGGCGCGTCCCACCCCGCAACAGCCCGGGTGCCGCGCCCAACCCGGCCCGGCTCCCCAGAGGCCCCcgtgtccccagccccaccccgaaCTCGGCCTGGGCGTCGGTGGCAGCAGCACCTGCACATCTGGCGGCCTTGCTCGCGCTTCCGGGATGGCGCCCGCGCCGCCGCGACGTCACCACGCACCATGCGTGCGAGCGCGAGTGGCGGCGGCGACGTACCCGGGGCCGATTTGAGTGCGTGGAGGTATggcaggaaggggtggggctTAGACAGTTTCTGTCAGAGCAGTCGTAACAACGAATAGCCAATCAAGCAGTCCCTCTCGCGCCTGCGTAATTTCCAAAGCCCGCGCTCCGAAGCAGCcctgaggaaggaggggaggaggactgAAATTCATCCCATTTCATAGATAGTAAGGCTGAGGCCCGGGGGCAGCAGGCATTCCCCCAAAGTCATATGCAGTGCCCTATGGTCGACACAGACCCTGGTGTTCTGCTTTCCAGGCCAGGAATCAGACTCATTCGGGTTCAAATATCGCTGCTCTAGTTTTGGTGACCTTTTTGGGGGCCATGATCCTATGTTGCATTTAATCatgtctccttagtctcctccACTCTGTGACAGTTCCTGTCTTTCCTAATTTTTCATGACCGTAATACTTTTGAAGAGTGCTGATTTTGTAGAATATCCATCAGTATGGGTTTGTTCGTTTTCTCATGTTTAGACTGAAATTGAGCCGTTTGAGCATGCCTCCCATAAAAGTGATGTTGTGTCCTTGTCAATGCATCATATCAGGAGGCACTGAGATGTTGATATGTCTTATTAttggtgatgttaactttgattaCTTGCCTAAGCCAGTATCTACAGGTTTCACAACTGTGAAGTTACTATTTTCCTTTGCAGTTAATAAATATCCTATGGGGAGATACTTAAGAGACTATGCACAtaccctcacttttttttttaaataaggtataattgatttacaatgtttcaggtgtacagcaaagggattcagttatttatacatattcttttccattctaggttattacagatattgaatatagttccctgtgctatacaatgagtccttgttatttatctgttttatatatagtagtgtgtatgttactcccaaattcttaatttatccctccccctctttcccctttggtaaccataagtttgttttctatgtctgtgagtctatttctgctttgtaaataagttcatttgtatcatttttttagattccacatacaagtgttATCATACGACTttggtctttctctgactttcttcacttagcatggtaatctctagttccatccatgttgctgcaaatggcattacttcattctcttttatggctgagtaaattccattgtgtatgtataccacatctttatccactcatccgtcaatggacatttaggttgcttccatgtcttagctattgtaaatagtgctgctatgaacattgggatgcatgtatcttttcagattagagttttcatcttttctggatatatgctcagaagtggatattgctggatcatatggtaactccatttttagttttctaaggaacttccatactgttctccatagtggctgcaccagtttatattcctaccaacagtacaggagaagttcccttttctccacatgttctccagcatttgttacttgtagactttttgatgttgGCCagttatttgttgttgttgttgttgttggccagtttttttttaaacgtatTTTTTACCGTCTAGTTTTAGCATTCATCCATAACTCTTGGCAGCAATTATTATCAATCACTGTGGAGTTTGTGTAGTggtgattttaatttatttaataattaattgGAATTCTATTGTAAATAAGAGCTGTCCATTCTCCTCAAGTATGTATTTATTCAAGGATTTACATCACTATGAAGTCatgagtatttattttcttctgtggtttataattattttttatattatttattttcctgcCCCTTTAAGTTAGCTCCTATGTCCTTTTAACACATTTACATCTTTCTCTGTATACTTCCTTACTTTTGGTATCACAAGATGGTCTATGCTTGCTTTGGAATATCCCTGGAAGCAGCCATTTCTCCAGGGAGCCTGGTTCCTTGTCTTGGAGGATGGTATTTTGAAACTAATATCTGGGATCTGGCTCATTGTTAACAGGTTATTATTGCTTACAGACCCTCTCAGCAGTGAGAGATAGGAACTACATGTATATCTAACTAACCCATGCATATACACAACTATGTAAACATTCTATCTGTCCCCTTGTGTCTGTTCTGAAAACTGTGATATGATATCGTACTGATATGAGGacacttttttttgggggggggtaattggtttatttattaattaattattattattacttttttaatggaggtactggggattgaacctaggaccttgtacatactaagcacacactctaccatcaAGCTATACCTCCCCTCCGAGGATGCATTTTTAAGTGAGATTACCCAAGGTAAATGCATGAGCAAAATGGGGCAAATAGTAattgctcagtaagtgttagcaATTAATTATCATTAGTTCTTGAGGTCTTATGATGTGTGTATATTATACATTATGTGTCTAATTTTTCTGGGACTCACTTTGTTAACTGTAAATCAGGGTGAACATAGCATCTGCCCCTTAAAGTTGCTGATAGTTTGGGAGAAACACACATGCCCTTGGGCACATGGAAGACTCTTTGAAAGCCCTGAAACTGAATGTATCTGAGTTCCAGTTCCGGCTCTATCACGTCCTAGCTGGGTTGCCTCAGGCAAGTGGCTCAATCTTATGCAATCATGCAGGTTAATTCTTTACAACAAGTCTTGGCACACTCTAAACCCTCAATAAACTGAGGATAAACTGTATTATTACCCCTATGCTTTGAAAAGTTAATGATGAACAGGATTCTTATATATTTAGTTTAacaaacagtttaaaaaatagtcCAGTAAACCCTCCAGCCACCCACCTCTGGGTTTGGCCCATATTCTCAGGATCTGGAAAGTACCCAGTCTCTGCCTAACCTTGGAGGATGAAGGGAGACAGACACTCCCAGCCCTGAGGGGAACAGTATTGGGCTACAGGGAGGAGAGACTCAAGGCTGGAGGAAACTAAAGGGTAGGGTATGAAGACTTATTCTGAGGGCAAGGAAGCAGGTACCTCTGGATAGGGTTTTGAGGTAGGAGTAGGAGTTTTCCAGGTGCTGACAATCCTTCAGGGCTGAGGGAATCATGGAGCAAAGACAGGATGGTGAGAAAGCACATAGTATGGATGTAATCTTTGTAAGAATTGTGGAGCTCAGTGAGCCAGACGGCAGCCAGTGCTGAGAAGAGCTTGGGTGGGAGCTGCTGGGAAAAGCAGAACTATGGCTCTGTCTGCAGGCTGCAGCAGAAGAGGCCCAGTCTGGAGAAACCAAATTTTTCAGTGGGTCCCTTGGGCTCTGTTGGAGGCCAGTAAACATTTACAAGGgtcctgggaggggtgggggctgcacaTTGAGGCCAAAAGGGACTTGGCTGGCCCCAAATGTTTTGTGCACAGTGGagtgaagagaagaaaatattttcctcctttgtgttcttgagggagagggtgggaagtgaTGGGAATGCTCACTCAGCCCAGTGATGTGGACATTGGTTGGGGGAGCTGTGCAGGGAACCTAAGTCTGGGAACAGGAAGCCTTTCTCTGccactttttttcagttttatttcctgCATAGCACTCATCAAAGCTGCAATTAGATACTTATCTGCATTATTGTTTGTGCCATATCTGGCTCCCTGGCTGGAAGAGTAGCTCAATGGGTAAAAAGTCCTGGCCCATCTTGCCCTTCATTGCTGTAACCTTGAACAAGGTAATTAatttctcagtgcctcagtttccccatctgtaaaatgaagataataagaGTCTTACCAAAACATACACATTCAATCctaaagaaagcaaaagagagaaaagaaacatagAGTATGTGGGACAGAGAAAAAACACTTAGGAAGGCAGATTTAAGTCCAAATATATCCattattacattaaatgtaaacagaTCAAACGTTCCAGTTAAAAGGCAaacatgggggagggtatagcttccTCCCCTAGAGTGGTAGACTAGCTGCTGAGCATGAACAAGGTTCAGTCCCCAATACctccaataaacaaacaaataaataaacctaattactccccccaaaataaaaatacatattaaaagagttgcattatttttttaaaaggcaaagatgGGCAGAATGAATCAAAAAGTAAAACCCAGTTCTATGCTTCTGAAGAGGGATATGAGAAGAACATAAGGATACATAACAGTGGAAGGTAAAGGGTAGAAAAGAATGG
Coding sequences within it:
- the LOC105082583 gene encoding kxDL motif-containing protein 1 isoform X2, producing MDPPDSASRVFCSRILSMVNADDVNAIILAQKNMLDRFEKTNEMLLNFNNLSSARLQQMSERFLHHTRTLVEMKRDLDSIFRRIRTLKGKLARQHPEAFSHIPEASLLEDEDEDPIPPSTTTTIATSEQSTGSCDTSPDTVSPSLSPGFEDLSHVRSSSPAINGRSHTDDEETPGE